In Longimicrobium sp., a single window of DNA contains:
- the rplT gene encoding 50S ribosomal protein L20, translating into MPRVKNNVARLRRKRQILADAKGYFGRRKNLYKTAKEAVERARRYAYRDRKNRKREFRRLWIVRINAAARMNGLSYSRFMNGLKRAGIEIDRKVLADLAVREPQAFEQLASAATANQG; encoded by the coding sequence ATGCCTCGCGTAAAGAACAACGTCGCCCGCCTGCGGCGGAAGCGGCAGATCCTGGCGGACGCCAAGGGCTACTTCGGCCGCCGCAAGAACCTGTACAAGACGGCGAAGGAAGCCGTGGAGCGGGCCCGCCGCTATGCGTACCGGGACCGCAAGAACCGCAAGCGCGAGTTCCGCCGCCTGTGGATCGTCCGCATCAACGCCGCGGCCCGGATGAACGGGCTGTCGTACTCGCGCTTCATGAACGGCCTCAAGCGCGCCGGCATCGAGATCGACCGCAAGGTGCTCGCGGACCTCGCCGTGCGCGAGCCGCAGGCCTTTGAGCAGCTCGCCAGCGCCGCCACGGCGAACCAGGGCTGA